AAACCATTCATCGGAAAGTGCAATGCAACACCATCATTTGTATCAAAGGTCAAATACGAACCAAAGCTTAACATCGAAAAAAACAAGATCAATATCAAACCGAGTTTTCTCATGTTTACCACTCCACCAAGACTTTGTAAAGGAGTTGTGCATAAATTCGAGTCATCAAAACAAGATCGTCAAGTGCTATTCTCTCATCTGGCTGATGTTCGGTCTCAGGCCTGCCTGGTAGCAATGGCCCAAAGGCAACACCGCATGGGACGGCTCTCGCATAAGTTCCCCCACCTGTGGTCAATAACTGAGCTTTTTCCCCGGTAACATCGGTATAGACTTCACTCAACATCTTGATTAATTCACTATCTGGTGAAACAAACAAAGGTGCATGGTGATTCCTTGGTTCTACTTGTAAAGGCTTCAAAGCCTCTATCACTTGTTTGGAAAGCATTGGTTCTGAATAATAGATTGGATAACGTATGTTAATAACAGCCGTTATCTTGTCATTGTCAAGATCAACTGTACCAAGATTGAGTGTCAACGGACCGGCTATACAATCTGTACCAGAAATTCTCAGTGAATTACCATCGGTTTCATAACCAATCCTTGTAAAGATAGTTCTTATGAATGTCTCGATACCTTCGTCATTGATTTCCATTGTCCTTAAAAAGTCAAATAGAGCAGCAGCCGCATTGATACCATGTTCAGGTTTAGAACCATGAGCCGATTTGCCTTTTACCTCAATTTTCAACTCGTCACCATTCACTTGCCAAGAAATCTTCGCGCCATTTTTTGGCTTGAATTCTTCCAAATCTTTGAGAATCTGATCTTTGAAGGACTTCATGATAACTACTGCTCTTTGCGGTACGACATTTGAAGCCTCTCCGGCTTTTAGATGGACGATATCGACACCAGATTTCTTTGATTTTTTGAGAGAAGAGCTTATTTTATAGTTTATAATGCCTTTCTCGGCATAGATTATCGGAAAGTTTGCATCTGGTGTTACTGCATAGACTGGAGCTTCTTCTTTCTGAAAGTAATACCTGATACCATCCCAACCAGATTCCTCATCGGTTCCAAGTATTATTCGTACACGATTTTTCACATCATATCCTGCATCCTTCACGGCTTTGAGTGCAAAGATGGCTGCAATTGTCGGACCTTTGTCATCTGATGCGCCTCTCCCCCACAAATAACCATCTCTGATCAATCCCGAATAAGGATCTACCGACCAACCATCGCCCTCTGGTACGACATCCAGATGGCCTAAGACTGCGAATAACTTCCCCCCTCTACCGTACTCTATGTGTCCACCATAACCATCCACGTTCTTGACTTGGAAACCAAGTCTCTTACCAAGATCAAGAGCGTACTCAAGAGCCTTTGCAATACCTTCTCCAAAAGGTTTATCAACACCTGCTGGTTCAGATTTGACGGACTTGATTTTTATGAGATTCGATATCTCTTGGAACATTTGTTGACTGTTTGCAAAAACAATGTCATCGATTTTCTTGTTCACAGACTCACCTCCACTAATAAAATGATACAATAATCGAGGGGTATTATTGAAGTGAAATGCCTTATAGTAATTGTAATATCACTTTCTATGGCTTTGATTGGTTTTGGCAATATCCTCTATACCGATGATTTTTGTTATACACTTGACACTATCCACGCAGTTTTGATGTGGTCAGAAAACAATTTGAGTTTTACCATCTCTCCTTCGGCGAATTTTTCGATTCGTATCGATGATGAACGAGTTGCTTTGTTAACCAGAATTTTGAAATATTCAAGACTTGAGTTGACAACCAAAATCTCAAAGGACGAGATCGGATTTTATATTCAAGATAGAAAACCATTTCTCGCATTTAATCACTTCACAATTGGATTCGATATGGCTCAGTACAAGAGTATTGTTTTCTCAACTATTGTGGAGAGTTATGGAATATTACCTGATCAATATGTCAATCTTGGTGCTTCGCTGAGAATATACGAAAATGGTGAAAGGCTTTTGAAACTCCTTGCACACATTCGATTATGGCAATTTGGTATGATTGCTTCTATGAATTATGGAGGTGATACTCTTTGCGGTGTTTCTTTCTATTTTTCATTTTAACTATCTTCTTCTCTCAATGTTTATCTTTCCAAATAGTTTTCAC
The DNA window shown above is from Thermotoga profunda AZM34c06 and carries:
- the pepV gene encoding dipeptidase PepV — translated: MNKKIDDIVFANSQQMFQEISNLIKIKSVKSEPAGVDKPFGEGIAKALEYALDLGKRLGFQVKNVDGYGGHIEYGRGGKLFAVLGHLDVVPEGDGWSVDPYSGLIRDGYLWGRGASDDKGPTIAAIFALKAVKDAGYDVKNRVRIILGTDEESGWDGIRYYFQKEEAPVYAVTPDANFPIIYAEKGIINYKISSSLKKSKKSGVDIVHLKAGEASNVVPQRAVVIMKSFKDQILKDLEEFKPKNGAKISWQVNGDELKIEVKGKSAHGSKPEHGINAAAALFDFLRTMEINDEGIETFIRTIFTRIGYETDGNSLRISGTDCIAGPLTLNLGTVDLDNDKITAVINIRYPIYYSEPMLSKQVIEALKPLQVEPRNHHAPLFVSPDSELIKMLSEVYTDVTGEKAQLLTTGGGTYARAVPCGVAFGPLLPGRPETEHQPDERIALDDLVLMTRIYAQLLYKVLVEW